From Pseudomonas sp. TCU-HL1, the proteins below share one genomic window:
- a CDS encoding zonular occludens toxin domain-containing protein, translated as MFILRTGLQGNGKTLNTIKEVDSKAYAEGRVVYYCNVTGFKPDHPAIKAKWLPFDFPDRWFDLPANSMIVIDEAQTWFRVRPQGAKVPEYASRLEIMRKDGHELHCITQSPLLIDAHMRELCNMHVHYHRGNGGQVIKRWVFQKPELTVNKNKLEFQNGESTRITIDKTYFGCYESVKDGTEHHFKFRIPRAAFALVGALALIGALGGYVYTRLSSFTEASEATVAEPAKSAATPAAAAAPAASASSSSQQQPHKTTAEYIAERTPRIAGVPSSAPIYDELTRPVSFPKPSCYATKSPDWIERKRSSLKVGIRRHERYGCSCLSQQGSRMDIPFEACMDM; from the coding sequence ATGTTTATTCTGCGCACTGGCCTCCAGGGCAACGGCAAAACCCTGAACACCATCAAGGAAGTTGATAGCAAAGCGTATGCAGAGGGGAGGGTGGTCTATTACTGCAACGTAACGGGATTTAAGCCGGATCACCCGGCCATTAAGGCTAAGTGGCTGCCGTTCGACTTCCCGGATCGTTGGTTTGATCTGCCGGCTAACTCTATGATCGTGATCGATGAGGCGCAGACGTGGTTTCGTGTGCGGCCTCAGGGTGCCAAGGTGCCAGAGTATGCGAGTCGCCTCGAGATCATGCGTAAGGATGGCCATGAGCTGCATTGCATCACGCAAAGCCCGCTATTGATCGATGCGCACATGCGCGAGCTGTGCAACATGCATGTGCATTACCACCGGGGCAACGGTGGCCAGGTCATCAAACGCTGGGTGTTCCAGAAGCCCGAACTGACGGTCAATAAGAACAAGCTGGAATTCCAGAATGGCGAAAGCACACGGATCACCATCGATAAGACCTATTTCGGCTGCTATGAGTCGGTCAAGGACGGTACCGAGCACCATTTCAAGTTCCGCATTCCCAGGGCGGCTTTCGCGCTGGTCGGGGCCTTGGCGCTGATTGGCGCCCTGGGCGGTTACGTCTACACGCGGCTGAGCAGCTTTACCGAGGCATCGGAAGCGACCGTGGCTGAACCGGCGAAATCGGCGGCCACGCCTGCCGCTGCGGCGGCTCCAGCGGCATCGGCGTCGTCTTCATCGCAGCAGCAGCCCCACAAGACCACCGCGGAATACATTGCTGAACGGACGCCGCGCATTGCTGGTGTGCCGTCATCGGCGCCGATCTACGACGAGCTGACGCGTCCGGTTTCCTTTCCGAAGCCGAGCTGTTACGCGACCAAATCGCCGGACTGGATCGAGCGCAAGCGCTCCAGCTTGAAGGTCGGCATTCGCCGTCACGAGCGTTACGGTTGTAGCTGCCTGAGCCAGCAAGGCAGTCGCATGGATATCCCGTTCGAAGCCTGTATGGACATGTGA
- a CDS encoding major capsid protein: MTDGKTDALALGALVIGVIIAIAALKWLRKAL; the protein is encoded by the coding sequence ATGACCGATGGCAAGACTGACGCGCTCGCCCTGGGCGCCCTGGTGATCGGCGTGATTATCGCCATCGCCGCCCTGAAATGGCTGCGGAAGGCGCTGTAA
- a CDS encoding DUF2523 domain-containing protein: protein MTYIGITALLSTVRTYLLGSITGMPADVLAVMGLIKLDVAINIVLSAVTARAVLSGMSSATGKKSSLGHVGN, encoded by the coding sequence GTGACGTATATCGGTATTACGGCGTTGTTATCGACGGTGCGGACGTATTTGCTCGGCAGTATTACCGGGATGCCCGCTGATGTTCTTGCAGTGATGGGGCTGATTAAGCTCGATGTCGCAATCAATATCGTGTTGTCCGCTGTAACGGCGCGCGCGGTTCTTTCCGGCATGAGTTCGGCCACCGGTAAGAAATCGTCGCTGGGTCATGTGGGGAACTGA
- a CDS encoding virulence factor TspB C-terminal domain-related protein, with protein sequence MKRCRSLDWPSQSSSVQAEAAKSEYQLQKSEIDAASLFSGPSAARWLPSYCPTDRTLYLETANASVTFSWSFICQYSTALSFLCVGLASLFFAVYVGRAFGGD encoded by the coding sequence ATGAAGCGTTGCCGATCGCTGGATTGGCCGTCGCAGTCGTCTTCGGTCCAGGCGGAAGCGGCCAAGTCGGAATATCAGTTGCAGAAGTCGGAGATCGATGCGGCTTCATTGTTTAGCGGCCCGTCTGCTGCGCGTTGGCTGCCGTCGTATTGCCCGACGGATCGGACGCTGTACCTCGAAACCGCTAACGCATCTGTGACCTTCTCCTGGTCCTTCATCTGCCAGTACTCGACCGCCCTTAGCTTCCTCTGTGTCGGGCTGGCGTCGTTGTTCTTCGCGGTGTACGTCGGCCGCGCCTTCGGAGGTGATTAA
- a CDS encoding phage/plasmid replication protein, II/X family, with amino-acid sequence MLDKLHLFVPFRTEFIELLGVEGRSDPVHIVDLSTLGVPLQGQISIGEGGKLEADYLRHVWESLSTGFTPLAFKVFHQSLGKRLMPGVELKASPAKLLQGHNVFGPTSIEKGAEVMFKWLAGTYPELFAKLDISATQVYALDCTYSSRLPDERTALQVIQALTNVSNGHTKSRGDNYQTSAYWGAKESRLKRLKAYLKHTEYQAQLDELKRAGRSDLSAARSARVMSDSRLQEWVRYLLRMEATVMHRWLERRGIPSRLVDLIAYQQGLEGEGRCLIQECWQAVTADLFAAFEGIQMRVIDDEKVLAALLEKFTKPAKGKWTKERTEAGVVVPPIFVDGKPDESYARNLFRTYRSLKDYGWDETMNSMSRATFYRHTADLCEAGLSKAALQKLHEHDRSNNVVPLLRFVQVDFSAQRPDWYVEPSVEAA; translated from the coding sequence ATGCTCGACAAACTGCACCTTTTCGTCCCCTTCCGCACCGAGTTCATCGAGCTCTTGGGTGTCGAAGGGCGCTCCGATCCGGTGCACATAGTTGACCTCTCAACCCTCGGCGTTCCGCTCCAAGGTCAAATCAGCATAGGGGAGGGCGGCAAACTTGAAGCCGACTACCTGCGCCACGTTTGGGAATCGCTGAGCACCGGTTTTACGCCGCTGGCTTTCAAGGTATTTCACCAGTCTTTGGGCAAGCGCCTCATGCCGGGTGTCGAGCTCAAGGCATCACCGGCGAAGCTGCTGCAAGGCCACAACGTCTTCGGGCCGACCAGCATCGAGAAGGGCGCCGAAGTCATGTTCAAGTGGCTGGCCGGAACCTATCCCGAACTGTTCGCCAAGCTCGATATCTCGGCTACTCAGGTCTACGCCCTGGACTGCACCTATTCCAGTCGCCTGCCAGATGAGCGCACCGCGCTTCAGGTCATTCAGGCTCTGACCAACGTCAGCAACGGCCACACCAAGAGCCGTGGCGACAACTACCAGACCTCGGCCTATTGGGGCGCCAAAGAATCCCGTCTGAAGCGGCTGAAGGCCTATCTCAAGCACACCGAGTATCAAGCCCAGCTGGATGAATTGAAGCGGGCAGGGCGGTCGGACCTTTCGGCTGCTCGATCTGCGCGGGTCATGTCTGATTCGCGCCTTCAGGAGTGGGTCCGTTACCTGCTCCGTATGGAAGCCACGGTCATGCATCGGTGGCTTGAACGTCGCGGCATCCCGTCGCGGCTTGTTGATCTGATCGCCTACCAGCAGGGCCTCGAAGGGGAGGGGCGCTGCCTGATTCAGGAGTGCTGGCAAGCGGTTACAGCGGATCTTTTCGCGGCCTTTGAGGGTATCCAGATGCGAGTGATTGATGACGAAAAAGTGCTGGCCGCACTGCTTGAGAAGTTCACGAAACCGGCAAAAGGCAAGTGGACGAAGGAGCGCACCGAGGCGGGTGTCGTTGTTCCTCCGATCTTTGTCGACGGCAAGCCGGACGAGAGTTACGCCCGTAACCTGTTTCGGACCTACCGAAGCCTGAAGGATTACGGCTGGGACGAGACGATGAATTCCATGTCTCGGGCAACCTTCTACCGGCACACCGCCGACCTCTGCGAGGCGGGCCTTTCGAAGGCTGCGCTCCAGAAGCTCCACGAGCACGACCGCAGCAACAACGTGGTCCCGCTGCTCCGCTTCGTGCAGGTCGATTTCAGCGCCCAGCGTCCTGACTGGTACGTCGAACCCAGCGTGGAGGCCGCGTGA
- a CDS encoding DNA-binding protein encodes MSLVQIGLCHGFNSSTRTVGQNQFTDNQILLEVEDVNRYGIAERKTVVVKISKALMEKGINHVWDQLKGKQVAVPVFVATWASKSGNAGHDLFLSGDGKPLNLQLKPAVAA; translated from the coding sequence ATGTCTCTCGTTCAGATCGGCCTGTGCCACGGCTTCAACTCTTCGACCCGCACCGTGGGTCAGAACCAGTTCACCGACAACCAGATTCTGTTGGAGGTCGAGGACGTCAACCGCTACGGCATCGCCGAGCGCAAAACCGTGGTGGTGAAGATTTCCAAAGCCCTGATGGAGAAGGGCATCAACCACGTGTGGGACCAGCTCAAGGGCAAGCAGGTGGCCGTTCCGGTCTTCGTTGCCACGTGGGCGTCGAAGTCCGGCAACGCCGGCCATGACCTGTTCCTGTCGGGCGACGGCAAGCCCCTGAATCTCCAGCTCAAGCCGGCTGTAGCGGCCTGA